One window of Marinobacterium aestuarii genomic DNA carries:
- the dctP gene encoding TRAP transporter substrate-binding protein DctP has protein sequence MVINKKLKSALVGTLAGATLLFGALSSAAEFNLRAVANSNENDEDYDGLVVFKDFVEAHSNGKIAVELFIGTQLCANGTECMQALEDGSVDVFISTASGVGNMFPYVQVLDLPYLLRDDRVAETVLAGDFTRELRKSILDDSDNRVRLMTIGNTGGWRNFANTKRTVQTPKDIEGLKIRTVVSDLPQELVKSLGASPTPIPWPELFTSFQTGVVEGSKNGITDIMSMKFPEAGLKYITLDGHAYMSAYWFMNNENFLAMPEDMRRVIVDGFSALQQATFASPKRKSIKAYQDFSAAGGEVYVPTPEQKDAFKKAAEPVYSWFKGNVKDGEKWFNLLAQEATKAEQAIETSYTSDLN, from the coding sequence ATGGTGATTAACAAAAAACTCAAATCTGCCCTGGTGGGCACTTTGGCGGGCGCCACCCTGCTGTTCGGCGCCCTGAGCTCCGCCGCCGAATTCAACCTGCGGGCCGTGGCCAACTCCAACGAAAACGACGAGGACTACGATGGTCTCGTGGTGTTCAAGGACTTCGTTGAAGCCCACTCCAACGGCAAGATCGCCGTGGAGCTGTTTATCGGCACCCAACTGTGCGCCAACGGCACTGAGTGCATGCAGGCCCTGGAAGACGGTTCCGTCGACGTCTTCATCTCCACCGCCAGCGGTGTGGGCAACATGTTCCCCTATGTCCAGGTACTGGATCTGCCCTACCTGCTGCGCGATGACCGTGTCGCCGAAACCGTGCTGGCCGGCGACTTCACCCGCGAACTGCGCAAGTCCATCCTGGACGACTCCGACAACCGCGTGCGTCTGATGACCATCGGCAACACCGGCGGCTGGCGCAACTTTGCCAATACCAAGCGCACTGTCCAGACCCCCAAGGATATCGAAGGCCTGAAGATTCGCACCGTGGTATCGGACCTGCCCCAGGAGCTGGTCAAGTCCCTGGGCGCCAGCCCGACGCCGATTCCCTGGCCGGAACTCTTCACCTCCTTCCAGACCGGCGTGGTTGAAGGCTCCAAAAACGGCATCACCGATATCATGAGCATGAAATTCCCCGAAGCCGGCCTCAAGTACATCACCCTGGATGGTCATGCCTACATGTCCGCCTACTGGTTCATGAACAACGAGAACTTCCTGGCCATGCCTGAGGACATGCGCCGCGTCATCGTGGACGGTTTCTCGGCGCTACAGCAGGCCACCTTCGCCTCACCCAAGCGCAAGTCCATCAAGGCCTACCAGGACTTCAGCGCCGCCGGTGGCGAAGTCTATGTACCGACTCCCGAACAGAAAGATGCCTTCAAGAAAGCCGCAGAACCCGTTTACAGCTGGTTCAAGGGCAACGTCAAGGATGGTGAAAAATGGTTTAACCTGCTGGCCCAGGAAGCCACCAAAGCGGAACAGGCCATTGAGACCAGCTACACCAGCGATCTGAACTAA
- a CDS encoding TRAP transporter large permease — MLVLFLPLFLIFLLIGMPVFFAMLSAPGIMLLTQGMDRDIPMLFRNIYNGIDSFPLMAIPFFMLAGELMNRGGITMSLVNFSQAFIGHVRGGLAHVNVLSSMLFAGLSGSAVADTSAIGSMMIPAMEKNGYTRRFSAAITAASSVIGPIIPPSGIMIIYAYTMEVSVAALFAAGVVPGILVGLGLMAVIALMAKRYNFPVAGPKQSWPQRATATKSAFLPLMTPVIILGGILGGIFTPTEASAVAVGYALVLSIWVMKTVKVSELPGIFTRSAQSSAVVLLLVGAAIAFKTVVSLSHTAEQLAAWVLSISDNPLMLLFMINILLFIVGMFLDAGPAIIILGPILAPVFIGIGVDPIHFAIIMSVNLTVGLATPPMGLVLFVASSVSGEKVEAIAKSILPFLFIEIVVIFLITFFPALSMTIPRWLGLA, encoded by the coding sequence ATGCTCGTATTATTCCTGCCACTGTTCCTGATTTTCCTGCTGATTGGCATGCCGGTGTTTTTTGCCATGCTGTCGGCCCCCGGTATCATGCTGCTGACCCAGGGCATGGACCGGGACATTCCCATGCTGTTTCGCAATATCTATAACGGCATCGACTCCTTCCCGCTGATGGCTATCCCGTTCTTTATGCTGGCCGGGGAACTGATGAACCGGGGCGGCATTACGATGAGCCTGGTCAACTTTTCCCAGGCCTTTATCGGCCATGTGCGCGGCGGCCTGGCCCATGTGAACGTGCTCTCGAGCATGCTGTTCGCAGGCCTGTCCGGCTCCGCCGTGGCGGATACCTCGGCCATCGGCTCCATGATGATTCCGGCCATGGAGAAAAACGGTTACACAAGACGTTTCTCCGCCGCCATTACGGCAGCATCTTCAGTCATAGGTCCGATCATTCCGCCGTCGGGCATCATGATTATCTACGCCTACACCATGGAAGTGTCGGTGGCAGCGCTCTTTGCCGCCGGTGTTGTGCCGGGCATTCTGGTGGGGCTTGGACTTATGGCGGTGATCGCCCTGATGGCCAAGCGCTATAACTTCCCGGTCGCTGGCCCCAAACAGAGCTGGCCGCAGCGCGCCACCGCCACCAAGAGCGCCTTCCTGCCGCTCATGACACCGGTCATTATTCTGGGCGGCATCCTGGGCGGCATCTTCACCCCCACCGAAGCCTCGGCCGTGGCGGTGGGTTACGCCCTGGTGCTGAGCATCTGGGTCATGAAGACGGTCAAGGTCAGTGAACTGCCGGGCATCTTCACCCGCAGCGCCCAGTCATCCGCCGTGGTGCTGTTGCTGGTCGGTGCCGCCATCGCCTTCAAGACGGTGGTAAGCCTGTCCCACACCGCCGAACAGCTGGCCGCCTGGGTGCTGAGCATCAGCGACAATCCGCTGATGCTGCTGTTCATGATCAATATTCTGCTGTTCATCGTCGGCATGTTCCTGGATGCCGGTCCCGCGATTATTATTCTGGGGCCCATACTGGCGCCGGTGTTTATCGGCATAGGCGTGGACCCGATTCACTTCGCCATTATCATGAGCGTCAACCTGACCGTAGGGCTGGCAACACCGCCCATGGGGCTGGTGCTCTTCGTCGCCTCCAGCGTGTCAGGGGAAAAGGTCGAAGCCATTGCCAAATCCATACTGCCGTTCCTGTTCATCGAGATCGTGGTCATTTTCCTGATTACCTTCTTCCCGGCGCTGTCCATGACCATCCCCCGATGGCTTGGACTCGCCTGA
- a CDS encoding TRAP transporter small permease — protein sequence MKILKFCLSGLEWINTLLIRAGKSVAWVCVAAMVAAILLQVFCRYVLNNALPWPEEAARALMIWMMALVAANAYRQGSFVAIDMLHGFLPPRIRAVLKFFLLLVSALVLIQLFSLGLEFFQRGFRARAASFDLPRAWIYLAMPVCFGSMLLVNAELLLREIGRLFGSAEDFPAPVLESNTVPEAE from the coding sequence ATGAAGATACTCAAGTTCTGCCTGAGCGGACTGGAATGGATAAACACCCTGTTGATCCGCGCCGGCAAGTCCGTGGCCTGGGTCTGTGTCGCCGCCATGGTGGCGGCAATACTGCTGCAGGTGTTTTGCCGCTACGTACTCAACAATGCCCTGCCCTGGCCCGAAGAAGCGGCCCGCGCCCTGATGATCTGGATGATGGCACTGGTGGCCGCCAACGCCTACCGCCAGGGCTCCTTTGTCGCCATCGACATGCTGCACGGTTTTCTGCCTCCCCGCATCAGGGCCGTCCTCAAGTTTTTCCTGCTGCTAGTATCGGCGCTGGTACTGATACAGCTGTTCAGCCTTGGGCTGGAATTTTTCCAGCGCGGTTTTCGCGCCCGCGCCGCCTCCTTTGATCTGCCCCGTGCCTGGATCTATCTGGCCATGCCGGTGTGCTTCGGCAGCATGTTGCTGGTCAACGCCGAGCTGCTGCTGCGGGAAATCGGCCGCCTGTTCGGCTCTGCCGAAGACTTCCCCGCCCCCGTGCTCGAATCCAATACAGTCCCGGAAGCCGAATAA
- a CDS encoding aldo/keto reductase encodes MKFSRLVYGVWRLADDADTSVAHVRAKIDACLEQGITTFDHADIYGDYRCEALFGKALAEDPSLRASMQLISKCDIALVSDAFPARRVKHYDTSAAYIRNSLDTSLANLHSEQLDLLLIHRPDPFMDAAETGAALDALVDSGKVKALGVSNFMHWDWRLLQQHMKHPLVVNQIEMNLLERNAFTDGTLACMQHDGLHAMAWSPLAGGALFGDSPAAQRLRPLLQAIAARHNSTEDLVALAWLLMHPAGIMPVVGTNNIDRIRALAGACDIQIDRETWFELWIAASGHDVP; translated from the coding sequence GTGAAATTCAGCCGACTGGTCTACGGCGTCTGGCGTCTGGCAGACGATGCCGATACGTCGGTGGCACATGTGCGCGCCAAGATTGACGCCTGCCTGGAACAGGGCATTACCACCTTCGACCACGCCGACATCTATGGCGACTACCGCTGTGAAGCCCTGTTTGGCAAGGCGCTGGCCGAAGACCCTTCCCTGCGCGCATCCATGCAGCTGATCAGCAAGTGCGATATAGCCCTGGTGTCCGATGCTTTCCCGGCCCGGCGCGTGAAGCATTACGACACCAGCGCAGCCTATATCCGCAACAGCCTTGATACCAGCCTTGCCAATCTTCACAGCGAACAGCTCGACCTGCTGCTGATCCACCGCCCCGACCCCTTCATGGATGCGGCCGAAACCGGCGCGGCCCTGGATGCGCTAGTCGATAGCGGCAAGGTGAAGGCATTGGGTGTGTCCAACTTCATGCACTGGGACTGGCGCCTGCTGCAGCAGCATATGAAACACCCTCTGGTGGTCAACCAGATCGAGATGAACCTGCTTGAACGCAATGCCTTTACCGACGGCACCCTGGCCTGCATGCAGCACGACGGCCTGCACGCCATGGCCTGGTCACCGCTGGCCGGTGGCGCCCTGTTCGGCGACTCCCCCGCCGCACAGCGCCTGCGGCCCTTGTTGCAGGCGATAGCCGCACGCCATAACAGCACCGAGGATCTTGTTGCCCTGGCCTGGCTGCTGATGCATCCGGCCGGCATCATGCCGGTGGTGGGCACCAACAATATCGATCGCATCCGTGCGCTTGCCGGCGCCTGCGACATCCAGATCGACCGTGAAACCTGGTTCGAACTCTGGATCGCAGCCAGCGGCCATGACGTTCCCTGA
- a CDS encoding GntR family transcriptional regulator: MLKDGKSKKLPLYIQIGELLHREIAAGHWQPGERLPIESQLATSLNVAVGTLRKALAKLESDGLLERRQGSGTYVKRAPTGTAIYQFFHLELLGGGGVPRADTLAVSMRQEPEVAQQLEMDYLEAKLWSIRRKRYLNTQLVAAEEIWIDHRHSDSLVAEDLHESLYMHYREVFGFWIGRVEDRIDCVQAPDWVTEQLGLPSGTTLVRVERKGWSNNNQVEEFSRTWFDPQKCRYFARWS, translated from the coding sequence GTGTTGAAAGACGGAAAATCCAAAAAGTTGCCGCTCTATATCCAGATAGGTGAGCTGCTGCACCGCGAGATCGCCGCGGGCCACTGGCAGCCCGGTGAACGCCTGCCGATAGAGTCACAACTGGCGACCAGCCTTAATGTGGCCGTGGGCACACTGCGCAAGGCATTGGCCAAGCTTGAAAGTGACGGCCTGCTGGAGCGCCGTCAGGGCTCGGGCACCTACGTCAAACGCGCCCCCACCGGTACCGCCATCTACCAGTTCTTTCATCTTGAGCTGCTGGGCGGCGGCGGTGTGCCCCGGGCGGATACTCTGGCGGTCAGCATGCGCCAGGAGCCGGAGGTGGCGCAGCAGCTGGAGATGGATTATCTGGAGGCAAAGCTGTGGTCCATCCGGCGCAAGCGTTACCTGAATACCCAGCTGGTGGCGGCCGAGGAAATCTGGATTGACCATCGCCACAGCGACAGCCTGGTGGCGGAGGATCTGCACGAGTCCCTCTATATGCATTATCGCGAGGTGTTCGGTTTCTGGATTGGCCGGGTGGAGGACCGCATCGACTGCGTCCAGGCGCCGGACTGGGTCACCGAACAGCTTGGCCTGCCGTCGGGCACGACCCTGGTACGGGTTGAACGCAAGGGTTGGTCAAATAACAACCAGGTTGAGGAGTTTTCCCGTACCTGGTTCGACCCGCAGAAGTGCCGTTATTTCGCACGCTGGTCCTGA
- a CDS encoding Gfo/Idh/MocA family protein: MSKVVRYGILGCGMMGQEHLRNLALIEGAQVVAIAEPDADMKAQAAQLAPDALMLDTLDELLQVQGLDALVVVTPNYQHAEQLLAILQRTDLAVLIEKPVITQLDQVAAVKAAADRHPAPLWVAMEYRYMPPITALRSHLEQGDIGQMQMLSVREHRFPFLEKVNDWNRFNRNTGGTLVEKCCHFFDLMRLLAADEVVRVYASAGQDNNHLEEAYSGERPDILDNAYVVVDFASGKRAMLELNMFAEGSRYQEEICAVGPRGKLECFVPGPGRFWPGATLGPAPVARVVLSPREPKGPIEAEIPVDPNILAAGDHNGSTYYQHLGFYRALTEGGKVDVTVDDGLKAVVIGLAAQHSAATGKAVTLTEGGLSFEY, from the coding sequence ATGAGCAAGGTGGTCAGGTACGGTATTTTGGGTTGCGGCATGATGGGGCAGGAGCATCTGCGCAACCTGGCGCTGATCGAGGGCGCGCAGGTGGTGGCAATTGCCGAACCCGATGCGGACATGAAGGCGCAGGCGGCGCAGCTGGCGCCCGATGCCCTGATGCTGGATACCCTGGATGAGCTGTTGCAGGTGCAGGGGCTGGATGCCCTGGTGGTGGTAACGCCCAACTATCAGCATGCGGAGCAGTTGCTGGCGATCCTGCAACGCACGGATCTGGCGGTGCTGATCGAAAAACCCGTGATTACCCAGCTCGACCAGGTCGCCGCGGTCAAGGCGGCGGCGGATCGTCATCCGGCACCGCTCTGGGTGGCGATGGAGTACCGCTACATGCCGCCCATCACGGCGCTGCGCAGCCACCTCGAGCAAGGCGACATCGGCCAGATGCAGATGCTCAGCGTGCGTGAGCATCGCTTCCCGTTCCTGGAAAAGGTCAATGACTGGAACAGGTTCAATCGCAATACCGGCGGTACCCTGGTGGAAAAATGCTGTCACTTTTTCGATCTGATGCGCCTGCTGGCGGCGGATGAAGTGGTGCGGGTCTACGCCTCGGCCGGCCAGGACAATAACCACCTGGAAGAAGCCTACAGCGGTGAACGTCCCGATATTCTCGACAACGCCTACGTAGTGGTGGATTTTGCCAGCGGCAAGCGCGCCATGCTGGAACTCAACATGTTTGCCGAAGGCTCACGCTACCAGGAAGAAATCTGTGCTGTGGGTCCCAGGGGCAAGCTTGAGTGCTTTGTGCCGGGGCCGGGGCGCTTCTGGCCTGGGGCAACCCTGGGGCCTGCGCCTGTGGCGAGGGTCGTGCTAAGCCCAAGGGAGCCCAAAGGCCCGATCGAGGCCGAGATTCCGGTGGACCCGAATATCCTGGCCGCCGGAGATCACAATGGCTCCACCTACTACCAGCACTTGGGGTTTTACCGCGCCCTGACCGAGGGCGGCAAGGTGGACGTGACCGTTGATGATGGTCTCAAGGCGGTGGTGATCGGGCTGGCGGCGCAGCATTCGGCGGCTACCGGCAAGGCTGTTACCCTGACCGAAGGTGGGCTGTCGTTCGAGTACTGA
- a CDS encoding TauD/TfdA family dioxygenase translates to MSISISRVDGQKQVNGLDFPLVVTPSDDAAAQQPEAANTCVHENRAELHDLLIRHGALLLRGFAVPDQQAFEDMLNATDYRNMPYIGGAAPRSQVTSSRIVTANESPASETIPFHHEMAQVPTPPGYIFFYCDVASEEGGATSILHSGEIFSKIEQFAPQFAQKIEQQGVRYVRVMPAITDTESAIGRSWKETFNVSTVAQAEEKMSEAGMNWEWLDDGSVRTQTAVLDAVRFDEETGQKVFFNSIVAVYTGWNDARNDGKTAVVTADGEPMDAGVIEEVVRQMDASCVNFKWQPGDVLWINNHTVLHARQPFKGERRILASISFK, encoded by the coding sequence ATGAGCATCAGCATTTCCCGCGTCGACGGTCAGAAACAGGTCAACGGGCTCGACTTTCCCTTGGTCGTTACACCTTCTGATGATGCAGCGGCACAGCAGCCTGAAGCGGCCAATACCTGTGTGCATGAGAACCGTGCTGAGCTGCACGATCTGCTGATCCGCCATGGTGCGCTGCTGTTGCGGGGGTTCGCGGTGCCTGACCAGCAGGCGTTCGAAGATATGCTCAACGCCACCGACTACCGGAACATGCCCTATATCGGTGGCGCTGCGCCCCGCAGCCAGGTCACCAGCTCGCGCATTGTGACGGCGAACGAATCACCGGCGTCTGAAACCATTCCGTTTCACCATGAGATGGCCCAGGTGCCGACGCCGCCGGGTTATATCTTCTTCTATTGCGATGTCGCATCCGAGGAAGGCGGCGCTACGTCCATTCTGCATTCCGGTGAGATCTTCAGCAAAATCGAACAGTTTGCACCGCAGTTCGCACAGAAAATTGAACAGCAGGGCGTGCGCTATGTGCGCGTGATGCCGGCGATCACCGATACTGAATCCGCCATTGGCCGTTCCTGGAAAGAGACCTTTAATGTCAGCACTGTGGCGCAAGCCGAAGAAAAAATGAGCGAAGCCGGCATGAACTGGGAATGGCTGGACGACGGCAGTGTTCGTACCCAGACCGCGGTGCTGGATGCGGTGCGCTTTGACGAGGAAACCGGCCAGAAGGTGTTTTTCAATTCCATAGTCGCGGTCTACACCGGCTGGAACGATGCGCGCAACGACGGCAAGACCGCCGTTGTAACGGCCGATGGCGAGCCTATGGATGCTGGGGTGATCGAGGAGGTGGTACGTCAGATGGATGCATCCTGCGTCAATTTCAAGTGGCAGCCCGGCGATGTGCTCTGGATCAACAACCACACGGTGCTGCACGCGCGCCAGCCATTCAAGGGCGAACGCCGTATCCTGGCCTCCATTTCGTTCAAATAG
- a CDS encoding YkvA family protein, protein MKQTLFQRLRHWARALKQEVHALWLAARDPRTPWLATLLALITAGYALSPIDLIPDFIPVIGYLDDLILLPLGVMLSVRMIPAEVMLHCRAEAQAAASRPVSRVAAAIVILVWILAGAATAWFLLR, encoded by the coding sequence ATGAAACAGACTCTTTTCCAGCGTCTCAGGCACTGGGCCCGCGCCCTGAAACAGGAGGTGCACGCACTCTGGCTGGCGGCACGGGATCCACGTACGCCCTGGCTGGCAACACTGCTGGCGCTGATAACGGCGGGCTATGCCCTGTCTCCGATTGATCTGATCCCGGATTTCATTCCGGTGATCGGCTATCTGGACGATCTGATTCTGCTGCCACTGGGAGTGATGCTGTCGGTACGGATGATTCCGGCCGAGGTGATGCTGCACTGTCGCGCAGAGGCGCAGGCGGCCGCCAGCCGACCGGTCAGCCGGGTTGCCGCAGCGATCGTCATCCTTGTCTGGATACTTGCCGGGGCGGCAACCGCCTGGTTTCTGCTGCGATAA
- a CDS encoding metal/formaldehyde-sensitive transcriptional repressor, producing MGHTSKDSKQLLTRIRRIKGQAGALEKALEEDSDCSAILQQIAAIRGAVNGLMAQVLEGHIREHLGADDITPQERAEDVDQVVAALRSYLK from the coding sequence ATGGGTCATACAAGCAAAGACAGCAAACAACTGCTGACGCGCATTAGACGCATCAAGGGGCAGGCCGGCGCGCTGGAAAAAGCCCTGGAAGAAGACAGCGACTGCAGCGCAATATTACAGCAGATCGCTGCGATCAGGGGTGCCGTTAACGGACTGATGGCGCAGGTACTGGAAGGACATATTCGCGAGCACCTGGGTGCCGACGACATAACACCACAGGAGCGGGCCGAGGATGTCGATCAGGTGGTGGCGGCCCTGCGCTCCTACCTCAAGTAG
- the ehuA gene encoding ectoine/hydroxyectoine ABC transporter ATP-binding protein EhuA — protein sequence MSDYAIEFDNVTKRFGDNLLFENFNLKIRQNEIVSIIGSSGSGKSTLLRILMTLETIDAGQVRVQGESLWHMQKNGAWKTASERHLHRMRGQLGMVFQHFNLFPHMTVLRNITEAPMHVLGQSKETARAQALELLRLVGLEDKTDAYPSELSGGQKQRVGIARALAMKPSILLLDEITSALDPELVDEVLEVIRKLAADDAFTMILVTHEMYFAREISDRVCFFDAGKVIEEGPPEQIFTQPEHERTRAFLSSFLSV from the coding sequence ATGAGTGACTATGCCATCGAATTTGACAATGTCACCAAGCGCTTTGGTGACAACCTGCTGTTTGAAAACTTCAATCTGAAAATCAGACAGAATGAGATAGTGTCTATTATCGGCTCCAGCGGGTCCGGTAAATCCACCTTGCTGCGTATCCTCATGACACTGGAGACCATAGACGCCGGCCAGGTTCGAGTGCAGGGCGAGTCGCTGTGGCACATGCAGAAAAATGGCGCCTGGAAAACGGCCAGTGAGCGCCATCTGCACCGCATGCGCGGCCAGCTCGGCATGGTGTTCCAGCACTTCAACCTGTTTCCCCACATGACAGTGCTGCGCAATATTACCGAAGCCCCGATGCATGTACTGGGGCAGTCAAAGGAGACTGCCAGGGCCCAGGCCCTGGAGCTGCTTCGCCTGGTCGGGCTGGAGGACAAAACCGACGCCTACCCGAGCGAACTCTCCGGTGGCCAGAAGCAGCGTGTTGGCATCGCCCGCGCGCTGGCAATGAAGCCGAGCATACTGTTGCTGGACGAAATCACCTCGGCACTGGACCCGGAGCTGGTCGACGAAGTACTCGAAGTCATCCGCAAGCTGGCCGCCGACGATGCCTTTACCATGATCCTGGTGACCCACGAGATGTACTTCGCCCGGGAAATCAGCGATCGAGTGTGTTTTTTCGATGCCGGGAAGGTGATCGAAGAAGGCCCGCCTGAACAGATTTTTACCCAGCCGGAGCATGAACGTACCCGCGCCTTCCTCAGTTCATTCTTGTCGGTTTAG
- the ehuD gene encoding ectoine/hydroxyectoine ABC transporter permease subunit EhuD: MIEFDWDWAFAWEVLPLLLDACLITLQATLLGSMLAIILGLVLALLRRSRFKAVSYSAYWWMEFVRSTPLLVQIYFLYYVAPEWGLNMSPMVTGVIALGMHYGAYLSEVFRSGIDGVEKGQWEASIALNLSPYRTYRDVILPQALRSMIPASGNYIIAMFKETPQLSAITLLEMLQLAKIMGSENFRYLEPFTLVGLIYLVLSLVASSGIRLAERRFPKEGFTLS; the protein is encoded by the coding sequence TTGATAGAGTTTGACTGGGACTGGGCGTTTGCCTGGGAAGTGCTGCCACTGCTGCTCGACGCCTGCCTGATCACACTGCAGGCGACCCTGCTGGGCAGCATGCTGGCCATTATCCTGGGCCTGGTACTGGCGCTGCTGCGGCGCAGCCGCTTCAAAGCGGTGTCCTACAGTGCCTACTGGTGGATGGAGTTCGTACGCAGTACGCCGCTGCTGGTACAAATCTACTTTCTTTATTACGTGGCCCCGGAATGGGGACTGAATATGTCACCGATGGTCACCGGTGTGATAGCGCTGGGCATGCACTACGGTGCCTACCTGTCGGAGGTTTTTCGCAGCGGCATCGACGGTGTCGAAAAGGGTCAGTGGGAAGCCTCTATCGCGCTCAACCTGTCACCCTATAGAACCTACCGGGATGTGATTCTGCCCCAGGCATTGCGTTCGATGATTCCGGCCAGTGGCAATTACATCATTGCCATGTTCAAGGAAACGCCGCAATTGTCGGCCATTACCCTGCTGGAGATGCTGCAGCTGGCCAAAATCATGGGGTCAGAGAACTTCCGCTACCTCGAACCCTTTACCCTGGTGGGCCTGATCTATCTGGTGCTGAGCCTCGTGGCGAGTTCCGGTATTCGCCTGGCCGAACGCCGCTTTCCGAAAGAAGGATTTACCCTCTCATGA
- the ehuC gene encoding ectoine/hydroxyectoine ABC transporter permease subunit EhuC, whose amino-acid sequence MPVSEILAALMSGAVITMKIVVMALPLATLMAFAAGLMRLSKRRSLSWLAIVYIEFVRGTSALIQLYWIYFVLPLFGLSIDAVTAGVVALGLNIGAYGAEVVRGGLLSVDKGQTEAAIALNFRPRQRLWRIIMPQALVGMMPPFGNLAIELVKATSLVSLITIADLTYRAKSLADMTLQVEQIFGLVLVFYFVMAQALNLGLRALEKRLGKGMDRGGLT is encoded by the coding sequence ATGCCTGTTTCCGAAATACTGGCCGCCTTGATGAGCGGTGCCGTCATCACGATGAAAATCGTGGTCATGGCGCTGCCGCTGGCGACCCTGATGGCATTTGCCGCCGGCCTGATGCGCTTGAGTAAGCGCCGCTCACTGAGCTGGCTCGCCATCGTCTATATAGAATTTGTCCGCGGCACCTCGGCCCTGATCCAGCTCTACTGGATCTACTTTGTACTGCCCCTGTTTGGCCTCAGTATCGATGCCGTCACCGCCGGTGTCGTAGCCCTGGGACTCAATATAGGCGCCTACGGTGCAGAGGTGGTGCGCGGTGGCCTGCTGTCGGTCGACAAAGGCCAGACAGAGGCGGCCATTGCGCTCAACTTTAGGCCGCGCCAGCGTCTGTGGCGCATCATCATGCCCCAGGCCCTCGTCGGCATGATGCCGCCCTTTGGCAACCTGGCGATCGAACTGGTCAAGGCCACCTCGCTGGTCAGCCTGATCACTATCGCCGACCTGACCTACCGGGCCAAATCACTGGCCGACATGACACTGCAGGTCGAGCAGATCTTCGGCCTGGTGCTGGTGTTCTATTTCGTGATGGCACAGGCGTTGAACCTGGGCCTGCGCGCGCTGGAAAAGCGCCTGGGCAAAGGCATGGATCGTGGGGGGCTGACATGA
- the ehuB gene encoding ectoine/hydroxyectoine ABC transporter substrate-binding protein EhuB — translation MKRTLTALLLSLVSTLPLADTLDDAKASGKLTLAVANEIPYGYLSSDGEAKGEAPEIALRTLKALGIDNVEVLVTEFGSLIPGLKAGRFDVIAAGMYINPKRCEQILFSNPTYTIGEGFLVKTGNPLTLTGYNDIKTQPDLKLGVMAGAVEFGYAKDFGIALDQIVTLPDYPSGVAALKAGRVDALAGTVLTMAELGKKSDAVELAQPFEDLVIDGDKVNGYGGFGFRRGDEGLRDAFNTQLAAFIGSEEHLALVEPYGFGAHTLPGDVTTAQLCQP, via the coding sequence ATGAAACGCACATTGACCGCGCTGCTACTGAGTTTAGTCAGCACACTGCCCCTGGCCGATACCCTGGATGACGCCAAGGCATCGGGCAAGCTGACACTGGCTGTGGCCAACGAGATTCCCTATGGCTACCTGTCCTCGGACGGAGAAGCCAAGGGCGAAGCGCCTGAAATAGCACTGCGGACACTCAAGGCACTGGGTATTGATAATGTCGAAGTGCTGGTCACCGAGTTTGGCTCGCTGATCCCCGGACTCAAAGCCGGACGTTTCGATGTTATTGCCGCCGGCATGTATATCAATCCCAAGCGCTGCGAACAAATTCTGTTTTCCAACCCCACCTACACCATCGGCGAAGGCTTTCTGGTAAAAACCGGCAATCCCCTGACGCTCACAGGCTACAACGACATCAAGACCCAACCGGATCTTAAGCTCGGCGTTATGGCCGGTGCCGTTGAGTTCGGTTATGCCAAGGACTTTGGCATAGCGCTCGATCAGATTGTCACCTTGCCGGACTACCCCAGTGGTGTTGCGGCCCTCAAGGCTGGCCGCGTCGATGCGCTGGCCGGTACCGTGCTCACCATGGCAGAGCTTGGCAAAAAAAGTGATGCCGTAGAACTGGCCCAACCCTTCGAGGATCTGGTCATCGACGGCGACAAGGTCAATGGCTACGGCGGCTTTGGTTTCCGCCGCGGTGACGAAGGCCTGCGCGACGCTTTCAACACGCAACTGGCCGCCTTTATCGGCAGTGAAGAGCATCTGGCCCTGGTGGAACCCTACGGTTTTGGCGCCCATACCCTGCCGGGTGATGTCACCACCGCACAGCTGTGCCAGCCCTGA